One region of Anopheles stephensi strain Indian unplaced genomic scaffold, UCI_ANSTEP_V1.0 ucontig30, whole genome shotgun sequence genomic DNA includes:
- the LOC118516467 gene encoding uncharacterized protein LOC118516467 has protein sequence MDDYPITSEDPDVRQQFAENIFQILRPLSASEMPPRSNRPQDEDSSECSALSDPFSDLDESYILLDQRKKKPGVDETDELLLMNQFTPEFRNAYDELMGANRLRKPEDAVQVEPGPSDSCAGCPDMQTATDFSPKFRSFIDEMLRKCDLQHHQEEKKRREQQQLLQQRKKGRVRAIVSEESFCGLETDSMSGMWRMLDAMSENERELFPTSGPHYDLYYDRRFDWMTRDEVPWEQIETSKKKCEQWLKIPCPTEVPESARPVKQNL, from the exons ATGGACGATTATCCGATCACGAGCGAAGATCCGGATGTACGCCAACAGTTTGCGGAAAACATCTTCCAAATATTGCGTCCGCTGTCCGCGTCGGAGATGCCTCCGCGCAGTAACCGGCCACAGGATGAGGATTCGTCCGAATGCAGTGCCCTGTCCGACCCGTTCTCCGATCTGGACGAATCGTACATACTGTTGGATCAGCGGAAAAAG AAACCCGGAGTGGACGAAACCGATgagttgctgctgatgaatcAATTTACACCCGAGTTCCGGAACGCTTACGATGAGCTGATGGGTGCAAACCGGCTCCGGAAGCCGGAAGATGCGGTACAGGTGGAACCGGGTCCGAGCGATTCCTGTGCCGGTTGTCCGGATATGCAGACGGCCACCGATTTCAGTCCCAAGTTCCGGTCGTTCATAGACGAGATGCTGCGCAAGTGCGATCTGCAGCATCACCAGGAGGAGAAGAAACGTCGCGAACAGCAACAGTTGCTGCAGCAGCGCAAGAAAGGCCGTGTCCGGGCGATCGTGTCGGAAGAATCGTTCTGTGGGCTGGAAACGGATTCCATGTCCGGGATGTGGCGCATGCTGGACGCGATGTCGGAAAACGAGCGGGAACTGTTTCCTACCTCCGGTCCGCACTACGATCTGTACTACGATCGGCGGTTCGATTGGATGACGCGGGACGAAGTACCGTGGGAACAGATCGAAACGTCCAAGAAGAAGTGTGAACAGTGGTTGAAGATACCGTGCCCAACGGAGGTGCCCGAAAGTGCTAGGCCGGTGAAACAGAATCTATAA
- the LOC118516474 gene encoding ATPase WRNIP1-like, with translation MAHVLHELDDAQPSTSIPKTVCPVCDKWIPKAEIEQHVDDCLNQSEHAEEQPTSSTVNDGTTSSKTPTTETTRTRQPVDGKARRNFSIFERSPKPAKRARNDDASPHPPNHTVSSAVIDIHSDGEEEQTAAEQQSAKKSRTAPTQTKAPPQSKQPLPPLAELMRPTEIEHYVGQDQIIGRNTILRKLLDSGTIPSLILWGPPGCGKTTLANIIAGRCKRDTATLRFVKLSATMAGVAEVKEVVKAAKADLKYNRRTMLFMDEIHRFNKLQQDIFLPHVESGTITLIGATTENPSFSLNSALLSRCRVIVLEKHTVDSMMQILTRALPEYETVMVPECVNNNVDKVPDFSKLPFIPRTIIHEETVRWLAETCDGDARIGLNSLQLALSGGAAEPLNGSNAYDPPKTVTLQDVREGIKKSHLLYDRKGDQHYDIVSALHKSIRASDDNAALYWATRMIASGEDPRYICRRMIRMASEDIGLADTNALQVATATLTAVQSVGLPEADCIIAHCAVYLARAPKSRQLYDAYRRCRVSIDEWRRGPMPAVPLHLRNAPTKLMKDLQYGAGYNLLHKDQSGLSYMPEGLEDENYFSE, from the exons ATGGCACACGTTCTCCATGAGCTCGACGATGCACAACCCTCGACCAGCATTCCCAAAACGGTTTGCCCGGTGTGCGATAAATGGATCCCGAAGGCCGAGATCGAACAGCACGTAGATGATTGTCTTAACCAGAGTGAACACGCCGAAGAACAACCGACATCCAGCACCGTAAATGACGGCACCACAAGTTCCAAAACACCGACCACCGAAACAACACGCACGCGGCAACCTGTTGACGGGAAAGCGAGACGCAACTTTAGCATTTTTGAACGCAGCCCAAAACCAGCTAAGCGGGCACGCAACGACGATGCATCACCCCACCCACCTAACCACACAGTATCGAGCGCCGTAATAGACATACATTCCGACGGTGAAGAAGAGCAAACGGCTGCAGAGCAGCAAAGCGCGAAGAAGTCGAGAACCGCTCCGACGCAGACAAAAGCACCACCCCAAAGCAAACAACCGTTACCACCACTCGCCGAGCTGATGCGCCCAACGGAAATCGAACACTACGTCGGGCAGGATCAAATAATCGGCCGGAACACAATCCTTCGCAAACTGCTCGATAGCGGCACCATACCGAGCCTGATACTGTGGGGCCCGCCGGGCTGTGGTAAAACGACACTGGCGAACATTATTGCCGGTCGCTGCAAGCGCGATACAGCCACGTTACGATTTGTGAAGCTTTCCGCCACGATGGCGGGTGTGGCAGAGGTGAAGGAGGTGGTAAAGGCCGCCAAAGCCGATCTCAAGTACAACCGGCGTACGATGCTGTTTATGGACGAGATACATCGGTTTAACAAGCTGCAGCAGGACATCTTTCTGCCGCACGTAGAATCCGGCACGATCACGCTGATCGGTGCGACGACGGAAAATCCATCGTTCAGCCTTAACTCGGCCCTGCTCAGCCGGTGCCGGGTGATCGTGCTGGAGAAGCATACGGTGGACAGCATGATGCAGATACTGACCCGTGCGCTGCCCGAGTACGAAACCGTCATGGTACCGGAGTGCGTGAACAATAATGTGGATAAGGTGCCCGACTTTAGCAAGCTGCCGTTCATCCCACG CACGATAATCCACGAGGAAACGGTGCGCTGGCTCGCGGAAACCTGCGACGGAGATGCCCGTATCGGACTGAACAGTTTGCAGCTAGCTCTGTCCGGTGGTGCTGCCGAACCGTTGAACGGCAGTAACGCTTACGATCCACCGAAAACCGTCACGCTGCAGGACGTCCGCGAGGGTATAAAGAAATCGCACCTACTGTACGATCGTAAAGGCGACCAACACTACGACATCGTATCCGCCCTGCACAAATCCATCCGCGCTTCGGACGATAATGCGGCCCTGTACTGGGCGACGCGTATGATCGCGTCCGGCGAAGATCCACGCTACATCTGCCGCCGGATGATACGCATGGCGAGCGAGGACATCGGTCTGGCGGACACGAATGCGCTGCAGGTAGCGACCGCAACGCTGACCGCCGTGCAGTCGGTCGGTTTGCCGGAAGCGGACTGCATCATTGCGCACTGTGCCGTCTACCTGGCCCGCGCACCGAAAAGCCGCCAACTGTACGATGCGTACCGTCGCTGCCGGGTGTCGATCGACGAATGGCGGCGAGGGCCGATGCCGGCCGTGCCGCTCCATCTGCGCAATGCACCGACGAAGCTGATGAAGGATCTGCAGTACGGTGCGGGTTACAACTTGCTGCACAAGGATCAGTCCGGCTTGAGCTACATGCCGGAAGGATTGGAGGACGAGAACTACTTTTCGGAATAG